One genomic window of Arachis hypogaea cultivar Tifrunner chromosome 8, arahy.Tifrunner.gnm2.J5K5, whole genome shotgun sequence includes the following:
- the LOC112708099 gene encoding protein MEI2-like 4 isoform X3 encodes MNAKTGLPMSQTGLSSEGTGSTRFGGKEGIADVLKDSKELLNYHPRSWTDVRMQPTSSSYGFIGNKIVANAASRESSLFSSSLSDMFTQKLRLMGNDVFRDQSVSVGSLPEEEPYKSLQEIEADTIGNLLPDEDDLFSGVADELGSNVHAKANDDFEDFDLFSSGGGMELEGDEHLVSGKRASGLEGDLGYFGGSKGKIPLGDQSSRTLFVRNINSNVDDSELKTLFEQYGDIRTMYTACKPRGFVMISYYDIRAAQNAMKALQHKSLRSRKLDIHYSIPKGNAPEKDIGHGGVMISGLDSSVSNEELKHIFALYGEIKEIYESPEVNHVKFIEFYDVRAAEASLGASNRICIPGKQIKLEPGHPRIAILMQQSQKGQEEPDFVHNLSDNLLRQNATSSGAAISGGSLESGYNQGFQSAKRIPLNGFVDNALYPVGSSIPKMARGASGGKVSGVYESANVVDAMKLGSITRFHPHSLPEFHDGLASGSPYNFSNPISNVAASIGTGSTELSDSRHIQGIGSPGNLAEFNAVVSGNGSRPPQGLYHMWNNSNLHQQPPSNAMLWHKTPPSFINGTGAPGVPQMPGFPRTPPHVLRSSQIDHHVGSAPVVTASPWERQPSYLGESPEASSFRMGSLGSTGFHGSWQMHPPDLSSRNMFSHVGGNSTELSSSAGQGSPKLSHFFPGRLPMNSMLKFDSANERMRSLYHRRSEANTNSADKKQYELDLGRILRGEDNRTTLMIKNIPNKYTSKMLLAAIDEQCRGTYDFLYLPIDFKNKCNVGYAFINMIDPGQIIQFHQAFNGKKWEKFNSEKVAVLAYARIQGKAALIAHFQNSSLMNEDKRCRPILFHTDGPNAGDPEPFPLGNNIRTRPGKSRTSANDENRNQGSSSAAAGGDESANGVESSLSSSKT; translated from the exons CTCAAAAGT TGAGATTAATGGGGAATGATGTTTTCCGGGATCAGTCTGTTTCCGTTGGTTCCCTTCCTGAGGAAGAACCATATAAATCTCTTCAAGAAATTGAGGCTGACACTATTGGGAATCTTCTTCCTGATGAGGATGACCTGTTTTCTGGTGTTGCTGATGAGTTAGGATCCAATGTTCATGCCAAAGCAAATGATGATTTCGAAGATTTTGATTTGTTTAGCAGTGGGGGAGGCATGGAGTTAGAAGGAGATGAACATCTAGTTTCAGGAAAAAGAGCCAGCGGCTTAGAAGGAGATCTTGGTTATTTCGGAGGTTCCAAAGGAAAAATTCCTCTTGGTGACCAATCTTCTAGGACACTTTTTGTTAGAAACATTAATAGCAATGTAGATGACTCTGAGCTGAAGACTCTCTTCGAG CAATATGGAGATATCCGAACCATGTATACCGCTTGCAAGCCTCGCGGTTTTGTCATGATTTCTTATTATGATATAAGGGCAGCACAAAATGCAATGAAAGCACTCCAACATAAGTCGTTGAGATCTCGAAAGCTTGATATACATTATTCAATTCCAAAG GGCAATGCTCCAGAAAAGGATATTGGTCATGGTGGTGTGATGATATCTGGTCTTGATTCATCTGTTTCAAATGAGGAACTTAAGCATATTTTCGCATTATATGGAGAAATTAAAGAA ATATATGAATCTCCTGAAGTGAATCATGTGAAATTCATCGAGTTCTATGATGTGCGAGCTGCAGAAGCTTCTCTTGGTGCTTCGAACAGGATCTGCATTCCTGGGAAGCAGATCAAGCTTGAACCTGGCCATCCTAGAATTGCTAT TCTAATGCAGCAGTCTCAAAAGGGACAAGAAGAACCAGATTTTGTTCATAATCTTAGTGATAACTTATTAAGACAGAACG CAACATCTTCTGGAGCAGCCATATCTGGTGGCAGCTTGGAGAGTGGATATAATCAGGGGTTTCAATCTGCAAAAAGGATACCTCTGAATGGTTTTGTTGATAATGCTTTATATCCTGTGGGTTCTAGCATACCAAAGATGGCAAGAGGGGCTTCTGGTGGAAAAGTATCCGGAGTTTACGAGTCTGCAAATGTTGTTGATGCAATGAAACTGGGATCTATTACAAGGTTCCATCCTCATTCTTTACCTGAGTTTCATGATGGTTTAGCTAGTGGTAGTCCCTACAACTTTTCAAACCCCATCAGCAATGTTGCTGCCAGTATTGGAACTGGATCGACAGAATTGTCAGACAGCAGGCATATTCAGGGGATTGGCTCACCTGGCAACCTAGCCGAATTTAATGCAGTAG TTTCAGGAAACGGGAGCCGCCCGCCTCAGGGACTTTATCATATGTGGAACAACTCCAACTTGCATCAGCAACCTCCATCAAATGCCATGCTTTGGCATAAAACACCACCATCCTTTATTAATGGTACTGGTGCTCCTGGTGTTCCGCAGATGCCCGGCTTTCCTAGAACACCACCTCATGTGCTGAGATCATCACAGATAGACCATCATGTCGGATCAGCACCGGTCGTTACTGCCTCACCCTGGGAAAGACAGCCTTCTTACTTGGGAGAGTCTCCTGAAGCTTCTAGTTTTCGAATGGGATCTTTAGGAAGTACAGGTTTTCATGGTTCTTGGCAGATGCATCCTCCGGACTTGTCTTCTCGCAACATGTTTTCTCATGTGGGTGGGAACAGTACAGAACTGTCATCCAGTGCTGGGCAGGGATCTCCTAAGTTGTCACATTTTTTCCCAGGGAGACTTCCCATGAATTCAATGCTGAAGTTTGATTCGGCCAATGAACGGATGAGAAGCCTCTATCATCGTAGAAGTGAAGCAAATACTAACAGTGCTGATAAAAAGCAATATGAGCTTGATCTAGGCCGCATATTGCGCGGGGAAGATAACCGAACCACacttatgataaaaaatattccaAACAA GTATACTTCAAAGATGCTTCTTGCTGCCATCGATGAGCAATGTCGGGGAACTTATGATTTTCTGTATTTGCCAATTGACTTTAAG AACAAATGTAATGTTGGCTATGCATTCATCAACATGATTGACCCTGGTCAAATTATTCAGTTCCATCAG GCTTTTAATGGGAAAAAATGGGAGAAGTTTAACAGTGAGAAAGTAGCTGTACTTGCATATGCCCGAATTCAAGGAAAAGCTGCTCTGATTGCTCATTTCCAGAATTCAAGTCTAATGAATGAAGATAAACGTTGTCGCCCCATTCTCTTCCACACGGATGGCCCAAATGCTGGTGATCCG GAGCCTTTCCCCTTGGGAAACAATATTCGAACAAGGCCAGGAAAATCTCGTACGAGTGCTAACGATGAGAATCGCAACCAAGGGAGTTCTTCAGCTGCAGCCGGCGGGGATGAATCTGCTAATGGAGTAGAGTCATCCTTGAGTTCATCGAAAACCTGA
- the LOC112708099 gene encoding protein MEI2-like 4 isoform X4 — translation MNAKTGLPMSQTGLSSEGTGSTRFGGKEGIADVLKDSKELLNYHPRSWTDVRMQPTSSSYGFIGNKIVANAASRESSLFSSSLSDMFTQKLRLMGNDVFRDQSVSVGSLPEEEPYKSLQEIEADTIGNLLPDEDDLFSGVADELGSNVHAKANDDFEDFDLFSSGGGMELEGDEHLVSGKRASGLEGDLGYFGGSKGKIPLGDQSSRTLFVRNINSNVDDSELKTLFEQYGDIRTMYTACKPRGFVMISYYDIRAAQNAMKALQHKSLRSRKLDIHYSIPKGNAPEKDIGHGGVMISGLDSSVSNEELKHIFALYGEIKEIYESPEVNHVKFIEFYDVRAAEASLGASNRICIPGKQIKLEPGHPRIAILMQQSQKGQEEPDFVHNLSDNLLRQNATSSGAAISGGSLESGYNQGFQSAKRIPLNGFVDNALYPVGSSIPKMARGASGGKVSGVYESANVVDAMKLGSITRFHPHSLPEFHDGLASGSPYNFSNPISNVAASIGTGSTELSDSRHIQGIGSPGNLAEFNAVGNGSRPPQGLYHMWNNSNLHQQPPSNAMLWHKTPPSFINGTGAPGVPQMPGFPRTPPHVLRSSQIDHHVGSAPVVTASPWERQPSYLGESPEASSFRMGSLGSTGFHGSWQMHPPDLSSRNMFSHVGGNSTELSSSAGQGSPKLSHFFPGRLPMNSMLKFDSANERMRSLYHRRSEANTNSADKKQYELDLGRILRGEDNRTTLMIKNIPNKYTSKMLLAAIDEQCRGTYDFLYLPIDFKNKCNVGYAFINMIDPGQIIQFHQAFNGKKWEKFNSEKVAVLAYARIQGKAALIAHFQNSSLMNEDKRCRPILFHTDGPNAGDPEPFPLGNNIRTRPGKSRTSANDENRNQGSSSAAAGGDESANGVESSLSSSKT, via the exons CTCAAAAGT TGAGATTAATGGGGAATGATGTTTTCCGGGATCAGTCTGTTTCCGTTGGTTCCCTTCCTGAGGAAGAACCATATAAATCTCTTCAAGAAATTGAGGCTGACACTATTGGGAATCTTCTTCCTGATGAGGATGACCTGTTTTCTGGTGTTGCTGATGAGTTAGGATCCAATGTTCATGCCAAAGCAAATGATGATTTCGAAGATTTTGATTTGTTTAGCAGTGGGGGAGGCATGGAGTTAGAAGGAGATGAACATCTAGTTTCAGGAAAAAGAGCCAGCGGCTTAGAAGGAGATCTTGGTTATTTCGGAGGTTCCAAAGGAAAAATTCCTCTTGGTGACCAATCTTCTAGGACACTTTTTGTTAGAAACATTAATAGCAATGTAGATGACTCTGAGCTGAAGACTCTCTTCGAG CAATATGGAGATATCCGAACCATGTATACCGCTTGCAAGCCTCGCGGTTTTGTCATGATTTCTTATTATGATATAAGGGCAGCACAAAATGCAATGAAAGCACTCCAACATAAGTCGTTGAGATCTCGAAAGCTTGATATACATTATTCAATTCCAAAG GGCAATGCTCCAGAAAAGGATATTGGTCATGGTGGTGTGATGATATCTGGTCTTGATTCATCTGTTTCAAATGAGGAACTTAAGCATATTTTCGCATTATATGGAGAAATTAAAGAA ATATATGAATCTCCTGAAGTGAATCATGTGAAATTCATCGAGTTCTATGATGTGCGAGCTGCAGAAGCTTCTCTTGGTGCTTCGAACAGGATCTGCATTCCTGGGAAGCAGATCAAGCTTGAACCTGGCCATCCTAGAATTGCTAT TCTAATGCAGCAGTCTCAAAAGGGACAAGAAGAACCAGATTTTGTTCATAATCTTAGTGATAACTTATTAAGACAGAACG CAACATCTTCTGGAGCAGCCATATCTGGTGGCAGCTTGGAGAGTGGATATAATCAGGGGTTTCAATCTGCAAAAAGGATACCTCTGAATGGTTTTGTTGATAATGCTTTATATCCTGTGGGTTCTAGCATACCAAAGATGGCAAGAGGGGCTTCTGGTGGAAAAGTATCCGGAGTTTACGAGTCTGCAAATGTTGTTGATGCAATGAAACTGGGATCTATTACAAGGTTCCATCCTCATTCTTTACCTGAGTTTCATGATGGTTTAGCTAGTGGTAGTCCCTACAACTTTTCAAACCCCATCAGCAATGTTGCTGCCAGTATTGGAACTGGATCGACAGAATTGTCAGACAGCAGGCATATTCAGGGGATTGGCTCACCTGGCAACCTAGCCGAATTTAATGCAGTAG GAAACGGGAGCCGCCCGCCTCAGGGACTTTATCATATGTGGAACAACTCCAACTTGCATCAGCAACCTCCATCAAATGCCATGCTTTGGCATAAAACACCACCATCCTTTATTAATGGTACTGGTGCTCCTGGTGTTCCGCAGATGCCCGGCTTTCCTAGAACACCACCTCATGTGCTGAGATCATCACAGATAGACCATCATGTCGGATCAGCACCGGTCGTTACTGCCTCACCCTGGGAAAGACAGCCTTCTTACTTGGGAGAGTCTCCTGAAGCTTCTAGTTTTCGAATGGGATCTTTAGGAAGTACAGGTTTTCATGGTTCTTGGCAGATGCATCCTCCGGACTTGTCTTCTCGCAACATGTTTTCTCATGTGGGTGGGAACAGTACAGAACTGTCATCCAGTGCTGGGCAGGGATCTCCTAAGTTGTCACATTTTTTCCCAGGGAGACTTCCCATGAATTCAATGCTGAAGTTTGATTCGGCCAATGAACGGATGAGAAGCCTCTATCATCGTAGAAGTGAAGCAAATACTAACAGTGCTGATAAAAAGCAATATGAGCTTGATCTAGGCCGCATATTGCGCGGGGAAGATAACCGAACCACacttatgataaaaaatattccaAACAA GTATACTTCAAAGATGCTTCTTGCTGCCATCGATGAGCAATGTCGGGGAACTTATGATTTTCTGTATTTGCCAATTGACTTTAAG AACAAATGTAATGTTGGCTATGCATTCATCAACATGATTGACCCTGGTCAAATTATTCAGTTCCATCAG GCTTTTAATGGGAAAAAATGGGAGAAGTTTAACAGTGAGAAAGTAGCTGTACTTGCATATGCCCGAATTCAAGGAAAAGCTGCTCTGATTGCTCATTTCCAGAATTCAAGTCTAATGAATGAAGATAAACGTTGTCGCCCCATTCTCTTCCACACGGATGGCCCAAATGCTGGTGATCCG GAGCCTTTCCCCTTGGGAAACAATATTCGAACAAGGCCAGGAAAATCTCGTACGAGTGCTAACGATGAGAATCGCAACCAAGGGAGTTCTTCAGCTGCAGCCGGCGGGGATGAATCTGCTAATGGAGTAGAGTCATCCTTGAGTTCATCGAAAACCTGA